One stretch of Schizosaccharomyces pombe strain 972h- genome assembly, chromosome: III DNA includes these proteins:
- the rpl2802 gene encoding 60S ribosomal protein uL15, whose product MPTHVSKTRKLRGHVSAGHGRIGKHRKHPGGRGKAGGLQHLRSHFDKYHPGYFGKVGMRRFHLMKNPLWRPTVNLDRLWTLLPNEARDKYLGKNTEVAPVINVLQSGYGKVLGKGRLPETPVIVQTRYVSRRAEEKIKQAGGVVELIA is encoded by the coding sequence ATGCCAACTCACGTATCTAAGACTCGTAAGCTTCGTGGACACGTTTCAGCTGGTCACGGTCGTATTGGCAAGCACAGGAAGCATCCCGGTGGTCGTGGTAAGGCTGGTGGTTTACAACACCTCCGTAGTCACTTCGATAAGTACCATCCTGGTTACTTTGGTAAGGTCGGTATGCGCCGTTTCCACCTCATGAAGAATCCCTTATGGCGTCCCACTGTCAACTTGGACCGTCTCTGGACTTTACTCCCCAACGAGGCTCGTGACAAGTATTTGGGCAAGAACACTGAGGTTGCTCCCGTCATCAATGTCCTTCAATCCGGTTATGGCAAAGTTTTGGGTAAGGGACGTCTTCCTGAGACCCCTGTCATTGTTCAAACTCGCTACGTTTCTCGCAGAGCTGAGGAAAAGATTAAGCAAGCCGGCGGTGTTGTTGAGCTCATTGCATAA